The Drosophila sechellia strain sech25 chromosome 2L, ASM438219v1, whole genome shotgun sequence region taacaataaataaaattgcattttcatttgggTTTTCCCTTCGTTGGCCTGACTTTGGGTTGGGTTCTAGGTCTAGGTTTCGTTACGTTTTCCAATTTCTCAAAGAAAGCCAACTGgaattaaaacaaacaagaaataGGGCTACATGGTAATAGAGCTTGGTATTCGGcagttatttaaaaatatttagaagGAAACTGTAGAACGTTAGAGTTTAAGAAGATGCGCAAATGTAAAGCAAGCTTATTGAAATCTGAAAGTAAACTCAAATGAAATCCTAAGCAAAACATAAGGGAACCCAAAACAAGCAAAATGTAAATCCAAAGGAAGCGCAAAGTAAACCAAAAGCAAATCCAAAGCATCGGGTATCTTATAGTCAAAACATTTTGATTTAGCGTTTTAGATAACATATTCAGACAGGCTTTATCCTTAACCAACATTTTGCGTTTTTTCTGACTCCCAGCACTAACCAACTCCAAAAACCCGCTCTCAGCTAAATATGGTCAAGCAATTATCGCCTGTTAATTCGAATAAAAGCCCCAACCTCCCCTACTGACCACAAATTTGGATTAAATGCTCGCAGCAGTTGAACAATGGAATAAATGAACTATCGTTTTCCATGTTCACCTGATTTTTTGGCTATTCTAAGATATAATGAtaagatatataagatatctGAGATATATAACACTAGAATTGGATGGAAATGCAATGAATGGTaaactataaataaaaaatatatttttgacgCATGCAATACtattcagattcagatactATATTCAGATTATTAAAATTGCGAAAAAAGTTTCAGAATAAAcagcttaaaaatattttttttcaaaaatatctaAGCTGCCTAATGAAAGTTTATCTATGTATGTCGTAACACTAGGATATATCTATACGATGGTTAGCCAAACTACTTTATTAATAGCAAACGTATGGCAGGGCGGGGCACTTTGGCTACATCATCACACTTGCCACATTTTCCATCTGCCTCCGACTTTCGCCTGCCCTGCCGCTATTTTAATAACGTGCATGCTGCGCATTTGGGATAACATCTGAATTTATGTAACGACACAGCACAAACAAAGATGGCAGCCAGACAGGCGGAACGTGAAAAGCGGAGAGGAAAAGCGGGAGGGACAGCGACGTTTTCCCGGGGCCCGGCCGTAGATGGAGGGAGAGGGGAACAGGGTCTGGAAGAAAACTCAAATGAAAACTGATGCGgattagtatttaaaataatgtCCTGCAGGGATATAACTTGTGCCCACCCCTCAAGCCTTGGGCCTCATTTCGTTTGCTTtgctgcttttattttttctcacttgattttttattcttttgtaTCCTTATACTTTTCTGCCATTTTAATTCCTTCGCAGCTATTTTTTCTTTCGGAGAATGTTtcataaaatttatatttgcaGATAAGTGTGCTttcgggtcgcagggaaaacgGACGTTTTTATTACGGGacaatttacatatttttcttGTTAAAATTCTTCAACATTCCCCAGCCAACTGGGTCCTTCGTGTCATATgaattttccccattttcttGTTCCTGaattaatgttaatttttattacacTTACTGTATCGCTCCTGCCCCACGAACCGATCCCCCATTTCATTTACATTCAAGTTTGTTTGTCTAAACGAATTGggaaaaaaacgaagaaaacaaaaaaagcttGGCGGGAAAATACCAATGGCGGAGTCCAGatgaaaatgttaataataaaacaacaaaatctGAATGAATGCGTTGCAAatcgaaaaataataaaaatcgaaTAGCTCTCCTGTCTGCAGGACATCAAGTCCCCCAGTCGATGTCTCATTACGTATTCCCCGAACAAATTCTATTAATTATCGTTAtgtccttctgatgggcgACTGCAATACCAGGACTTCCCGCTGTTTGTCCGCCCGTCTCTTAATAAAGGTAACATGGGGAttttaatttcgttcaatAAAGTATGCTTAGCTCCCCTGAAAAATGGTAATCAATTTGTAAGTGTAAGCGGTATGATTGCCCTTAGAGAAAGTTCCTATTTTTACTTTCCCAAGTTGGACTAGCGATATCCATTTAACAATCGAAAATCACAAAAATAGTTTTGTGTGCATTTCCCATGTGATATTCAGCTACTAAATTATtcccaattcaatttgcaatgGCCAAATAAAATCACAGGCAGCCAACTAAAGAAATGGGACATCGAGCACTCGTACTGGAATATGCAGAGATGAGCAATTTGTTGTTCCGAAGCTGCTGGCGCCCGTCATGGAAAATTCTAAATGTTTCAATCAACTATTcgcaatattaaatattaacgtAAAACTCGAGTGGAGTTGTCTCGGACTGACCCTTTCGATGCCGTGCCCAAAAGGTCATCATGTGTCTGCAAACACACTTACATCGCATGGATACTAAAACgtacacaaaacaaaatattatttcctCATTTCTCTAACATTTCCTTATTATATGTAAGTTGATcgaaaattgtattttggcCAGAAGTCTAGTcaagaatatatttaaaaaatacgaattttttttcagtgctggCAAAGTAATTTTGGACATTTTTCATCATAAACAGCAATGACTACGCTTGCAGTTGGGGGACTCAACCCCTTCTGGGAATTTCTTCCTTGGCCGGGCTTTGATTTCGAATTGGATTTGAATTCGGAATTTTTGGCTTTCAAGGACCACCGGAGGTTGAATTGGAAATGGCAATGGAGTCCGAGTTGGTCAAGTTGGTCAACGCATAAATATTTCTCTTTGTTCAGCCATCGCATTGGAGCCAAAAAAGAGCATTACGTGAGTGtgcgagtgagtgtgtgtacCTGTGCACCACACATCCTTGCCTGTCTGCACTCATCCCACATCCCATCCCTGCTGTCTGCAAAACCCCCCTCGCCATCAACCCAGCACcagcacaaacaaacaagcagaAGGATCTGGATCTGGAGTGGTGGGCAGCTGGGAAGGATGCTCAGATATGAGCAACGGTCGAATGGTCAAGTCAAAGTTATTGTCATGTCATGTAAGTGCCAGCCACCCGACGTTCACACCCCTTTCTGTATCCTGGCTCGGTCAGATTTTCCAATTTCATCTTCATCTTCCATACAGTACAAGTATGCCATTTTGTTTTCCCTTTGCGGCACACAGTGGGCACCAAAATTGTTTTTCACAAAACCTTTtcatatacacatacattgTTGTACATAGGCTAACACCATAAATATATGCTTTAAACATACGTTACATTTTTGGGCATTGTAATAGAACTTGAAGCTCTACAGCACAACATACAATTTTACGCCACTTGGGggataaaaaaatgtatataaaataatttacaaaaacTTACTCATTTCTTCTGGTCTTATGAAAAAACCAATTCACGGTTTGAAAATTGCGGAGAGTATCTAATGAAAAGCTGACACACGTGCGCTGAAGGTAAATGTATACACACCTGCCAAAAAAAAGCATTATTGCAAATTCATCGAAACTTTTCATAAGTTTGGAGAGCGCTGGGGGAGATCGTGTTCGAGAAAAGGTTTCCCCGTGGGTTGGGTAAAATGTAAATATCGGTGGTAATGGCCGCCACCCCAGGAGGTGGAAAAATCAACTGACCAGTAACTTTGGAGGCAACTTTGATGGCATCTTGCGAAAGTTGAAAGTGACTTAAGTGAAATTTCCACCTCAGGCGGCTCAGCAGCAGGACGACCTCGTTCCCTTTTCCATGGATTATCGAGGGGTCACGCCATGAACATgagtaaaaattaaattgattttcctCGGACATTGTTCGGACCTGTTCAGAAACTCGGTgtgcttttctttttggcccTTCATGGGCTTTTGTCAACCCTATGGGTTTTGTCGCATCCCTCGGAAAACTTGAGCTGGGCGAACTCCTTCAACTCGCCTATGTGGCATATTAAATTGGTGTGCAAATAGTTGTGTATTTTATTGACTCACTTTTACAACTCAGCCAAGAGTATTTCGCATCTGCCCAAATTTTTAGCCAGCAAAATATTAAGTTGAGAGCTTATCCCCTGGAATCTACCAATGCCGCATTACCATTCCTTTTTCACTCGACTTAAGCGacaatttcatttcaattaaattataattatatctTCAGTTTGGCCCCATCAAGTTTCAGTCAAACAAAAAgtacaattttcattttcacctTTGCGAAAGACGAGGCGGGCGTTGATAATTTCCCAAAATTGTTTGACACTTCAAAGTCATTATGAAGATAGCAATCACCAACCCCGTTCCTCGATCCGCTCAACTTTTCACCAAGGGTCCGCATATCTTCACGGCATTCACTCCCTCCCACTCCCAAGGCCAAACCATCCTTCAGCTCCATCCTGGCCCTCGTCCTCTTGCCACTTTACTCAATCGTAAGATGGGAATTGCCACGTCTGCCTACATACCTACATACCCGCAGCGCTTTTTGATGTAATTTTGGCATAAGCCAAAAAATGTTTCCTTTTCCCGAGATGTCTTTGTCTCCACTTCACTCCCCGGGAAAGTGGTTTCCGAATGCGACACGCTCTGACAAATTCATCCGgggaaaatgaggaaaattaaatttggaattaaaattttcGCCCTAGGCACATAACTTTATGCTGCTGGATTTTCTTTCCGCCGAAAAGGATTTCCTCACTCAAGGATAAATACTTAAGGCAAGCGAAGGCTTAATAATAGCTAAGCAGCTTCTCGAAATTAAGACGATTTAGTTCTTTAATTATTTGGTTTCACTATGCTCCACAAATAAAGAGATCGATTGAAAAGGACTGAAAACTTTTCTGAGTTTTCTGTGAGTTTTTAAAATTAACAATGTtgctaatatttatttttgaatttgtaGTATTTTTGGCGGCGATATGTTATCAACAAACAACTCTTCCAAAAATAAACCTATAGATTATTTTTTGGCAACCGAATACAATGCCACTCTATATTGTGAATAACATTTAAGCAGCTGATACAATTCTTGTgtacaaaacaacaaaagacaAAGCAATTAATTGTGcgctaattttttttttttacctttACTTGTTTTAGGAATTactctttaaaatatttattggtaGAGAAAAAAATATCCAGACATTGTATGTGCTTGTATAATATACTTATATACATCAATGAATTCGGCCACTGCGTCAACAAATCGAATTCGAACTTGTTTTAGCTAATAaagcaacaaataaaatacgtCATAAGTACGCTAAAATAAACCAGTTGCAAAACAAACATATATTTAACTGTATATTGTTTCCATTTAGATacataaatgaaaaatttaagttaattaaGAATATgtacttaaaaaatattcttatcagcttaatatatgtatgtacagcggacgtataaatatatacatatatatttttgcatataAAAAGATTCAAATGCATCTTATTCTCAAAAATATTAGTCATACATCATTTCAGATCGTTGCTAAATTTATCTGAGTTTCGATCAGATGGGCTGTCGCCGATTTTCTGGAGGAGGACATCACCCACACGGAGGTCCGCCACCCCCTCGtcaccatcaccaccatcgTGGCAGACATGGTGGTGGTAGACACTGTGGACACGGACCCCAGCACCAGCCTTTTCCACCACCCCCTCATCGTCCCCATGGACATGGAAGCCACTTTTGGGAGGGATACGGTCCACCTCCACCACCGCCCCATTATCCACCACCGGGGGGATATCCGTATGGTGGCCACTATTGGCAGGGATATCCTCCTCCGCCACCTCCGCCTCCTTCATCACACCACCCCCCACCATCTGGATCTCCAGCAGGAGGGTGTCCGCATTGTGGTTGCCCAGGAGGCGGTCCACCTCAAAGTGGATCTCCCGGTACCGAAAGACCTCACAACGAATCCTCAAACGACGATCAGCATGGCAGCTCCCAATCTCCAATTCCCGGTGACGAAGTCCCTACTGATGAAATACctggaaaaaataaatacgaaatcATTGATCTTTAGACAAAAAACAAAGTAGAAAATGTTTTAACATCAACATTAGATTTTGTAAACTCACTATGTTATATGTTGTATCTGAGAAATgacttattaatgattttataTCAACCGGATTTTCCCGGATCGAAAAAATCGAGTAATATTGTGTTgataaaaactttttaaagatAATAagctttaaatataaaaacattaaacaCAGTTTAATTTCAAACTCATATTCCCGTCATTTTAACATGGTATTGAAAATTGGGATTCTTTTTCGGATTTTTTCTGTATTTCCATTTCCCCTCTTCCAATGAActggtttattttattttccatcctAACCAGATGTTGAGAGCAATACTTTTCTGTGATTTCCTTCTACAGGTAGAGACTCACACTTAAGTCCCTCAGTCAGGTAGAATACCTTTCAGCTACCTACTTTAAATTACCAAGTCGTggtataaaaatcaaaaaatttgTAAAGTCGCCTCAGTACTGAAACTTCTGCCACGATGAAACTACTGGTGCGTCTTCTAACTTAGAAATccttattttaataataataattttataactATAGATTGCTCTGTTTGCGCTGGTAACTGCTGCTATCGCTCAGAATGGATTTGGCCAAGTTGGACAAGGAGGACTTGGAGGACAAGGAGGATTTGGAGGATTCGGAGGACTCGGCGGGCAAGCAGGATTTGGTGGACAAATAGGATTCAATGGACAGGGTGGAGTTGGCGGCCAGGTTGGAGTTGGTCAGGGAGGAGTCCACCCGGGTCAAGGAGGATTCGCTGGACAAGGTTCTCCAAACCAATATCAGCCTGGTTATGGAAATCCTGTGGGATCTGGCCATTTCCATGGAGGTAATCCAGTTGAGTCCGGTCATTTTCATGGAAATCCTCATGAATATCCGGAACATCATGGCGAGCATCACCGTGAACATCATGAGCACCATGGACACCACGAGCATCATGGACATCATAGACATTAGcacaaatattattttgtataaGAATTCCCATGATAAAAAAAGAATGTAATGCTATATTTCTCCACCGTGAATTCTTAAGAATCCCCTGCTTGTTTCTTCAAAAAGCCTGAGGTCTATATTGTATCTAATGTCCAGATTTGATTTGTAAAAGTGATTGTTTATCTAAAACCCCCTTGAGATCCAACATACAACGTGCCTTCTTGAATTTCAGTatctaaaatgaaaaaaacgGAGTCTcaataaaaaagtaaataagGAAACGGAACCCTTTACTCTGTCCATTTTGGTTGAGGCatctataaattattttgcagATAGCATACAAGTATATACCCCACACATCCCATCTCAACTTTTGCAATCGGAGAAAAGGATGCCGTCGACCGCTCCCCAGCGACATTTTCTGACCAAAGCAGCTGACAGAATTGAAAAATAAGCGACGTCCGACTAAAAGGGGTTGGGGCCGGGGATGGTGGAGGGTGGGGTTCGTGTGGGTGGGGTTCGTGTGggtgaaaaataaaaaatggcgTCCAGTCGAGTGCTCAACCTCAAGATTTATAACGAAGGAAAAAAATAGAGTCGAGGTGAGGGTGGGAAAAAAGAGCACACGTTAAAATAATGCAAAAGCTgaagaaaactaaaaaaaaaatgtgcgGGAAAAACTGCCACCCACACGGCCAAGGAAAGAGCGAGAAGgaaaatcacacacacactgatgCACGCAACAACGGAAATGGAAAggataaaattaatttttctcctTTATTGCCATGTACTtcacctgctgctgctactgctccTGCTTTCTCCCACTCGCTCGCGCTTTTCCTCGAAGGAGAGCGAAAAAGTGGCCCGGAAAAGCGGGGCGGCTcaaagtgggtggtggccaAAGGGTGACCCACCCAAGCGGCAACATTGCTGACGCTATCAAACACCACAAACACATTTAGTTTGCGGGAATTTGTTTTTGCGTCGCTCACTTTTCTtgctgcttctttttcttctgaCAATTTGCgccataaaaatgtgaaaaaaaaaatttgcaacAAAATAAGAGCGGAATAAAAATGCCATGAGAAgcaagaagaaattgtccgaCAAATAAAAATGGCATAAAAATATTCCACTCACCTGAGAGGTGCGAATTGGGTACCCAATACACGGTCATAGATAAGGATGAAGataatagaaatttaaatgttttaaaaatcttataaatatatttaaagggAGCTTTGCATAAATTTTGCTTAATATTCAATAGGAAATAtcatattttgtattttagtttttatagTTAGTAGTAAGAACTGTAAACTTCTATTTTAGATTGAAGATGTATGCCTTACATAAGAAGCCAAACCAAAAGTTCAGTGCCGAAACTTTCACGTAGCCACAATATTCTTTCTTGTTCGCTTTCTTCATCTCGGAACAACTCAGTCCGTACTATAAAATATCTATAataaatctaatttttttCAGAAGCACACTGAAAAACTCACTGAAGCCTCGTCAAATAAAAAAGATGGCAAAAAGGAGGGAATTTAATACAAAAAGTCGTTCACATTTGAAGGGAAAGGGCAGAATATAGCCGTGTCCAGTTCAAAGGGAATAAAAAAGTGGAAACCA contains the following coding sequences:
- the LOC116803573 gene encoding basic salivary proline-rich protein 4 — translated: MGCRRFSGGGHHPHGGPPPPRHHHHHRGRHGGGRHCGHGPQHQPFPPPPHRPHGHGSHFWEGYGPPPPPPHYPPPGGYPYGGHYWQGYPPPPPPPPSSHHPPPSGSPAGGCPHCGCPGGGPPQSGSPGTERPHNESSNDDQHGSSQSPIPGDEVPTDEIPGKNKYEIIDL
- the LOC6612157 gene encoding protein spalt-accessory, which translates into the protein MKLLIALFALVTAAIAQNGFGQVGQGGLGGQGGFGGFGGLGGQAGFGGQIGFNGQGGVGGQVGVGQGGVHPGQGGFAGQGSPNQYQPGYGNPVGSGHFHGGNPVESGHFHGNPHEYPEHHGEHHREHHEHHGHHEHHGHHRH